One Maribacter cobaltidurans genomic window carries:
- a CDS encoding thioredoxin domain-containing protein gives MAPKHTNELIKETSPYLLQHAHNPVNWEAWSQSALEKAQNEGKLLLISIGYAACHWCHVMEHECFEDEEVAEVMNANFINIKIDREERPDIDHIYMDALQMMTGSGGWPLNIVALPDGRPFWGATYVKKQDWIEVLGNLFRLYKSTPERVLDYAQNMAKGIKQINIIPNNTDKDNYTIAILRKDVLEWSNYFDTFLGGYKRAPKFPMPVNLNFLLHYGTSLKDKSILEYVHTTLKRMAYGGIFDHVGGGFSRYSVDTKWHVPHFEKMLYDNGQLISLYSKAYAASGDELYRETVEKSIAFVKEELLSPEKGFYSSLDADSINKHGDLEEGAFYIWEENELKNLLREDFLLFSKYYNINRYGHWENGNYVLIRDTHEGEILKEYEISEEELKNKIAKCLKILKTTRSKRSRPRLDDKILTSWNGLMLKGLVDAFKYLQKDNYMDLALQNAKFILQNLRQKDGGLFRNYKNGKNNIKGYLEDYASIIDAFIGLYEVSFEEVWLKTAKELMEYCLANFLDMESGLFYFTSKKDEFVIRRTLEVEDNVTPSSNSIMAQNLFKLSKFFPEKNYDTIYIKMLKNVQSNFSKNTQSHANWLDLILHTELPFYEVAVVGDRFKKKILDLQKEFLPNAVFAGCKQHSDMPLLKDRHLSGKTQIFICEQGACQMPLTQTKKALTRLMV, from the coding sequence TGCCACTGGTGCCATGTAATGGAACACGAATGTTTTGAGGATGAAGAGGTCGCAGAGGTCATGAACGCCAACTTTATAAACATTAAAATAGATCGTGAAGAACGCCCTGACATTGACCATATTTATATGGACGCCCTGCAAATGATGACCGGCAGTGGTGGCTGGCCACTTAATATTGTGGCCCTACCGGACGGTCGACCATTCTGGGGAGCCACCTATGTAAAAAAGCAGGATTGGATAGAAGTCCTTGGTAATTTATTTCGATTATACAAATCCACACCGGAACGTGTATTGGATTATGCACAAAATATGGCCAAAGGCATCAAGCAAATCAACATCATACCCAATAATACAGATAAGGACAACTATACCATAGCTATACTTAGGAAAGACGTTCTTGAATGGTCCAATTATTTCGATACTTTTTTAGGAGGATATAAGAGAGCCCCCAAATTCCCAATGCCCGTAAACTTGAACTTCCTTCTACATTATGGCACATCCTTAAAGGACAAGAGCATTTTAGAATATGTTCACACCACATTAAAAAGAATGGCCTATGGCGGAATTTTTGACCATGTAGGGGGTGGGTTTTCCAGATATTCGGTGGACACAAAATGGCACGTACCCCACTTTGAAAAGATGCTATATGACAATGGTCAGCTCATTAGCTTGTATTCCAAGGCCTACGCCGCCTCTGGCGATGAACTTTATAGGGAAACAGTAGAAAAAAGCATCGCTTTTGTCAAAGAAGAACTTCTATCCCCCGAAAAAGGTTTTTACTCATCCCTGGATGCGGATAGCATAAATAAACACGGAGATTTGGAAGAGGGTGCCTTTTACATTTGGGAAGAAAATGAACTCAAAAATCTATTGCGTGAAGATTTTCTCCTCTTTTCAAAATATTACAATATCAATCGCTATGGACATTGGGAAAATGGCAATTATGTCCTCATAAGAGACACCCATGAGGGCGAAATTCTTAAAGAATATGAAATCTCAGAGGAAGAGCTCAAAAATAAAATAGCAAAGTGTTTAAAGATATTAAAGACAACAAGAAGTAAGAGAAGCAGGCCTAGACTGGACGATAAAATATTGACCTCTTGGAACGGTCTCATGCTCAAAGGGCTGGTAGATGCCTTTAAATATCTCCAAAAAGACAATTATATGGATTTGGCATTACAAAATGCCAAATTTATACTTCAAAACTTAAGACAAAAGGACGGTGGCTTATTTCGTAACTATAAAAATGGGAAAAACAATATTAAGGGCTATTTGGAGGATTATGCTTCCATAATAGATGCCTTTATAGGCCTTTACGAAGTATCCTTTGAGGAGGTTTGGCTGAAGACGGCAAAGGAATTAATGGAGTATTGTTTGGCAAACTTCCTGGATATGGAAAGCGGACTTTTTTATTTTACTTCCAAAAAGGATGAATTTGTAATAAGAAGAACTTTGGAGGTAGAAGACAATGTGACACCATCTTCCAATTCCATAATGGCCCAGAATCTCTTTAAACTTTCCAAGTTCTTCCCGGAAAAGAATTATGACACTATTTATATAAAAATGCTTAAAAATGTTCAATCCAATTTTTCCAAAAATACCCAAAGCCATGCCAATTGGTTGGACCTAATACTACACACTGAATTACCCTTTTATGAGGTCGCCGTTGTAGGAGATAGGTTCAAGAAAAAAATACTGGATTTACAAAAGGAATTTCTACCTAATGCCGTCTTTGCAGGCTGCAAACAACATAGTGACATGCCTTTGTTAAAGGACAGACATCTATCTGGAAAGACACAAATTTTCATTTGTGAACAAGGTGCTTGCCAGATGCCATTGACTCAAACAAAAAAAGCTTTGACTCGTCTAATGGTTTAA
- a CDS encoding mechanosensitive ion channel family protein, with product MEKFTNYQEHVDNAIKWFWDALPNLVTAILLLFVGIYVIRFINKMIRKFFAKKDYDESLESFLQSLISIALKILLFVLVITQLGVQSSSLVAIIGAAGLAIGLALQGSLANFAGGVLILLFKPFKVGDWISAQGVDGSVKEISIFTTKLKTFGNQIAIIPNGQLSNNNIINYNAEDTRRDKIDVGIGYGSNIKKAKEILLSICKDRETILKDPAPEVYVGELADSSVNLTLRFWANNPDFWAAHFFVMEEIKSRFDAEGIEIPFPQRVIHKGE from the coding sequence ATGGAAAAATTTACCAATTATCAAGAACATGTTGACAATGCCATCAAATGGTTCTGGGATGCACTACCTAATTTAGTAACGGCCATTCTACTTCTGTTTGTAGGTATTTATGTGATTCGATTCATTAACAAAATGATACGCAAATTTTTTGCCAAAAAGGACTATGATGAATCTTTGGAATCCTTTCTGCAAAGCTTGATTTCCATTGCACTTAAAATACTTCTTTTTGTACTTGTAATAACCCAATTGGGCGTACAATCCTCTTCGCTGGTGGCCATTATCGGTGCCGCAGGATTGGCCATTGGCTTGGCCCTACAAGGATCCTTGGCAAATTTTGCAGGTGGTGTTTTAATTTTACTCTTTAAACCATTTAAGGTCGGAGATTGGATATCCGCGCAAGGCGTGGACGGCTCTGTTAAAGAAATCTCCATTTTTACTACAAAATTGAAAACCTTTGGAAATCAAATCGCCATTATACCCAATGGACAGTTATCCAACAATAATATCATTAATTATAACGCCGAGGATACAAGAAGGGATAAAATTGATGTTGGTATCGGGTATGGGTCCAACATTAAAAAAGCCAAGGAGATTCTTTTGTCAATATGCAAAGACCGTGAGACAATACTTAAAGATCCGGCACCGGAAGTTTACGTTGGGGAATTGGCCGACAGTTCTGTGAATCTAACCTTACGATTTTGGGCGAACAACCCTGATTTTTGGGCAGCTCACTTTTTTGTGATGGAAGAAATTAAAAGCCGATTTGATGCAGAAGGCATTGAAATACCATTCCCACAAAGGGTTATTCATAAAGGAGAGTAA
- the tsaB gene encoding tRNA (adenosine(37)-N6)-threonylcarbamoyltransferase complex dimerization subunit type 1 TsaB yields the protein MGLILNLETATTNCSVCLAKDGNLIAIRENNTPNYSHAEQLHVFIQECLHEAKCSPNDLDAIAVSKGPGSYTGLRIGVSAAKGLCFALDVPLISIATLESMASQLNLKERGYIIPVLDARRMEVYSAVFDSHLNEIRETQAEIIEEYSFHEYLKNNKVHFLGSGADKIRSTLGHVNADFDIQCVPSSREMARLSHGKFKSRDFEDVAYFEPYYLKDFMVTKKK from the coding sequence ATGGGACTTATTCTTAATTTGGAAACAGCAACAACAAATTGCTCAGTGTGCTTGGCCAAGGATGGCAATTTGATTGCTATAAGGGAAAATAATACCCCGAATTACTCACATGCGGAACAACTTCATGTATTTATCCAGGAATGTCTGCACGAAGCGAAGTGTTCGCCAAATGATTTGGATGCCATTGCCGTTAGTAAAGGTCCAGGTTCTTATACTGGTTTAAGAATAGGGGTATCGGCCGCCAAGGGTTTGTGCTTTGCCTTGGATGTTCCATTAATTTCAATCGCCACCTTAGAAAGCATGGCTAGTCAGTTGAATTTAAAGGAAAGGGGTTATATTATACCCGTTTTGGACGCAAGACGTATGGAGGTGTACTCGGCAGTATTTGATTCCCATTTGAATGAGATAAGGGAAACACAGGCCGAAATAATAGAGGAATATTCTTTTCATGAATATTTAAAAAATAATAAGGTACATTTTCTTGGATCGGGTGCAGATAAAATAAGGTCTACCCTTGGCCACGTAAATGCAGATTTTGATATACAATGCGTACCCTCTTCAAGAGAAATGGCAAGACTTTCCCACGGAAAATTTAAAAGCAGGGATTTTGAAGACGTGGCTTATTTTGAGCCTTATTATCTAAAGGATTTTATGGTTACCAAAAAGAAGTAA
- a CDS encoding TolC family protein, which produces MKYTITTILLFLVVGTTWAQNKKWTLEECVTYAVENNLSVEQFELDLENAKIDKSDALGRLLPSLNSNLSVAGNTGLSFDPTTNQPVTTTILTANGGLTSSLTLFDGLRNINRLNRAKLNAIANDYRLENLKDDIRLNVAQAYLQILSNKEALEVSKAQYAVTQQDLERTKELVSSGVVPRGDLLELEATAANQEQQIVNNEGLVIISKINLAQLLQITDYENFDIADESFEIPPSDILNNGPKTIFAKALEFRNDIKFSESMMDLAEKDVELAKGAYYPTLSAFFNYNTRYSDQGGFDPATGNLVPAESFTNQLWINDGISYGAQMNIPIFNGWSTRNNVKRSEIGLEKAKVQLEQDKLALESTVNQAYVDVTTFRKSYEAAEKTLEARTLAYEYAKERFDVGLMNSFDFGQAQARVDDAAANVIRAKYEYIFRLKFLEFFFGIPITLD; this is translated from the coding sequence ATGAAGTATACGATAACCACAATACTACTGTTCTTGGTAGTGGGGACTACATGGGCCCAAAATAAAAAATGGACCTTGGAGGAATGCGTTACCTATGCCGTGGAAAATAACCTTTCGGTTGAGCAGTTTGAACTGGATCTAGAGAATGCCAAGATTGATAAATCCGACGCGCTTGGTAGATTATTACCAAGTCTAAACAGTAATCTCAGTGTTGCAGGAAATACGGGACTTTCTTTTGATCCTACGACCAATCAGCCCGTAACCACAACTATATTAACAGCAAATGGCGGATTGACTTCTTCGTTGACCTTGTTCGATGGTCTCCGTAATATCAATAGACTTAATAGGGCTAAACTGAATGCTATTGCAAATGATTATAGGTTAGAAAATTTGAAGGATGATATACGGTTAAATGTAGCACAGGCCTACTTACAAATATTATCAAACAAGGAAGCTCTTGAGGTTTCAAAAGCACAGTATGCCGTAACTCAGCAGGACTTGGAACGGACCAAGGAGTTAGTTAGTTCAGGAGTGGTTCCCAGGGGAGATCTTTTGGAACTGGAGGCCACCGCTGCAAATCAGGAGCAACAAATAGTAAATAATGAGGGCTTGGTCATAATTTCAAAAATAAATTTAGCGCAACTTCTTCAAATTACCGATTACGAGAATTTTGATATTGCTGATGAATCGTTTGAAATTCCACCTTCGGACATATTGAATAATGGCCCAAAAACAATTTTTGCAAAGGCTCTGGAGTTTAGAAACGATATTAAATTTTCCGAGTCCATGATGGATCTTGCAGAAAAAGATGTTGAACTAGCCAAAGGGGCATATTACCCTACTTTATCTGCATTTTTCAATTATAACACTCGATATTCAGATCAAGGCGGTTTCGATCCCGCAACGGGCAATCTTGTGCCTGCGGAGAGTTTTACTAACCAATTATGGATTAATGATGGTATTTCCTATGGGGCGCAAATGAACATTCCCATATTCAACGGATGGAGTACTAGAAATAACGTAAAACGGTCCGAAATAGGTTTGGAAAAGGCCAAGGTGCAATTGGAGCAGGATAAATTGGCTTTGGAATCTACCGTGAATCAAGCCTACGTAGATGTTACTACTTTTCGTAAATCTTATGAGGCTGCAGAAAAAACATTGGAAGCTCGAACTTTGGCCTATGAATATGCCAAGGAGCGTTTCGATGTGGGTTTAATGAATTCCTTTGACTTTGGCCAAGCCCAGGCTCGGGTGGACGATGCTGCTGCCAACGTAATACGTGCTAAATATGAATACATTTTTAGATTAAAATTTCTCGAATTCTTTTTTGGAATTCCAATAACATTAGATTGA
- a CDS encoding efflux RND transporter periplasmic adaptor subunit has translation MNKIVKYILIGVLVLGALWAAVFFIKSNSKSAITYDTSQPFISSIEKKTVATGKVVPEDEIEIKPQISGIIEKIYLEEGAKVKAGDLIAVIKVVPNEQSLNQASGRVRNAELALNNAKIEYDRNKSLFDKGVISSQDFNNLQLTYNQAQQELENARADYQIIRRGSAGGSSSANTNIRATVDGTILEIPVEEGDQVIQSNNFNDGTTIASIADLGQMIFEGKVDEGEVGKLKVGTPLKISLGAVEDVELDAKLKFIAPKGIEETGAVQFKIEGDVEEKDDVFIRAGYSANASIVLEKKDSILVIPEAVLQFDKETDKPYVEVAVGSAEEQKFERREIETGISDGVNVEVISGLTKEDKVKHWNKTEPIKKGEEEKDTE, from the coding sequence ATGAACAAAATCGTAAAATATATCTTAATAGGAGTTTTAGTGCTTGGAGCACTTTGGGCCGCTGTTTTCTTTATAAAATCCAACAGCAAATCTGCTATTACGTATGATACCAGCCAACCTTTTATTTCGAGCATCGAAAAGAAAACGGTGGCAACCGGGAAGGTGGTTCCAGAAGATGAAATTGAGATTAAGCCTCAAATTTCAGGAATTATTGAAAAGATATACCTAGAGGAAGGAGCTAAGGTAAAGGCAGGAGATTTGATTGCCGTGATTAAAGTTGTACCCAACGAGCAATCTTTAAACCAGGCAAGTGGAAGGGTTAGGAATGCTGAATTGGCCCTAAACAATGCTAAAATAGAATACGACAGGAACAAATCCCTTTTTGATAAAGGCGTAATTTCCAGTCAAGACTTCAACAATTTGCAACTTACGTATAACCAGGCTCAACAGGAGTTGGAAAATGCCCGGGCGGACTATCAAATTATCCGTAGGGGGTCTGCCGGTGGGTCTTCAAGTGCCAATACCAATATTAGGGCCACTGTTGATGGTACTATTTTGGAGATTCCTGTGGAGGAGGGTGATCAGGTTATCCAAAGTAACAACTTCAATGATGGTACTACCATTGCCTCAATTGCGGATTTGGGTCAAATGATTTTTGAAGGAAAAGTGGATGAAGGAGAAGTGGGTAAGCTTAAAGTGGGAACACCCTTAAAGATAAGCCTTGGTGCCGTTGAGGATGTGGAGTTGGATGCTAAACTAAAGTTTATTGCACCAAAGGGTATAGAGGAAACGGGAGCTGTACAATTTAAGATAGAAGGTGATGTGGAGGAGAAGGATGATGTTTTCATTCGTGCTGGGTACAGTGCCAATGCTTCCATTGTTTTGGAAAAGAAGGATAGTATTCTTGTAATCCCGGAGGCCGTATTGCAGTTTGACAAAGAAACCGATAAGCCTTACGTTGAAGTTGCCGTGGGTTCTGCGGAGGAGCAAAAATTTGAAAGAAGGGAGATTGAGACCGGTATTTCTGATGGGGTCAATGTGGAAGTGATATCAGGATTGACCAAAGAGGATAAAGTTAAACATTGGAATAAAACGGAGCCTATTAAAAAAGGTGAGGAAGAAAAAGACACTGAATAA
- a CDS encoding ABC transporter permease has translation MKFIFDRNTWQEIFGSISKNKTRTIITIVGVLWGIFIYIALSGAAKGMDNGFEKVFESVSMNSMFVWGQSTSMPYEGFKTGRPMQLKLGDVAKMENRIPEINNIAPRITLGNFGSDPVFTVRGQKSGNYPVNGDYPVYTKIATKQIFDGGRFINDEDILQARKVCVIGERNLQELFEKDEDPIGQFIRIGDVYFQVVGVHKLSQGVSFDNDNAIFIPFTTFQKLYNTGDNVDYFCIAAYDNVDVVQVEKDVKALLRNIHRVNPEDERAFGSFNLGEMFTRVSGFAKGMTFLSLVVGIATILAGVIGIGNILLISVKERTKELGVRRALGATPSEVRNQIILESVFLTMVAGVIGIILGAGVLSIINNLTKDLDFPYTNPTVPIPYVLGALLIMVILGTLIGLIPAQRAVSIKPIDALREE, from the coding sequence ATGAAATTTATTTTCGATAGAAATACTTGGCAAGAAATATTCGGTTCTATTAGTAAAAATAAGACAAGAACCATTATCACAATTGTGGGTGTGCTCTGGGGCATTTTTATCTATATAGCCTTATCCGGTGCGGCCAAAGGGATGGATAACGGTTTTGAAAAGGTATTCGAAAGTGTATCCATGAACAGCATGTTTGTTTGGGGGCAGAGTACAAGTATGCCTTACGAAGGTTTCAAAACTGGTCGCCCCATGCAACTAAAATTGGGTGATGTCGCAAAGATGGAAAATAGGATACCGGAAATCAATAATATTGCCCCACGGATTACATTGGGGAATTTTGGTTCAGATCCGGTTTTTACAGTGAGAGGCCAAAAATCTGGAAATTACCCGGTAAATGGGGATTATCCTGTCTACACCAAAATAGCTACAAAACAAATTTTTGATGGAGGAAGGTTTATCAATGATGAGGATATTTTACAGGCAAGAAAAGTCTGTGTCATTGGAGAGCGAAATTTACAGGAACTATTTGAAAAGGATGAAGACCCTATAGGCCAATTTATAAGGATTGGAGATGTCTATTTTCAAGTAGTAGGGGTACACAAACTATCGCAAGGCGTTAGTTTTGATAATGACAATGCCATCTTTATTCCCTTTACCACATTCCAAAAATTATACAATACAGGGGATAATGTGGACTATTTCTGTATTGCGGCCTATGATAATGTAGATGTTGTACAGGTAGAAAAGGATGTTAAAGCACTTTTGAGAAATATACACCGTGTTAATCCTGAAGATGAAAGGGCTTTTGGTTCTTTCAATTTGGGAGAAATGTTTACTAGAGTTTCCGGGTTTGCCAAGGGAATGACTTTTCTAAGCCTTGTTGTAGGTATAGCCACAATATTGGCAGGTGTCATCGGCATTGGAAACATTTTGCTAATATCCGTCAAGGAGCGTACCAAGGAATTGGGTGTTAGACGGGCCTTGGGTGCTACGCCTTCCGAAGTTAGAAACCAAATTATATTGGAATCGGTTTTCTTGACCATGGTTGCAGGGGTTATCGGGATTATTTTAGGTGCAGGAGTCTTATCCATTATTAATAACCTCACCAAGGATTTGGATTTTCCATACACTAATCCAACGGTGCCCATACCCTATGTTCTTGGAGCCTTATTGATTATGGTAATCCTTGGAACGTTAATAGGATTGATTCCCGCACAACGCGCAGTAAGTATAAAACCAATAGATGCATTAAGAGAAGAATAA
- a CDS encoding ABC transporter permease, which translates to MFNRDNWKEIFETIQKNKLRTFLSGFTVALGILIFVVLYGFGNGLINTFNEFFEDDATNTFYIFPGRTSKPYKGYKSNRQIEFDNSDIADIEESFPLFVEYISPRVDRSGLVKYKNESNNYTTRGVSESYQFAEKTMIMKGRYLNKEDVKDKTKYAVIGRLVEKDLFKNENALGKYIDITGSAFKVIGVFQDDAGDDEERRIYIPYTTRQLIEKNTDKIDQIAIGFKPEIGYTGAMTFERKLGDFIREKKFIDPNDQRGFFIRNVADQLKQNQQFAGVLQIIVGFVAFGTIIAGIIGISNIMVFVVKERTKEIGIRKALGATPKSVISTILLESVFITTISGIIGMVLGVAMLSSLGDTLKDYFITNPFINMGTAVFATVVLIFFGGLAGYIPARRAARIKPIVALRDE; encoded by the coding sequence ATGTTTAATAGGGACAACTGGAAAGAAATATTCGAAACCATACAGAAAAACAAGTTAAGGACTTTCCTTTCCGGTTTTACTGTAGCTTTGGGTATTTTAATATTTGTTGTTCTATACGGTTTTGGTAATGGACTCATTAATACGTTCAACGAGTTTTTTGAGGATGACGCTACCAACACCTTCTATATTTTTCCGGGAAGGACTTCCAAACCTTATAAGGGTTATAAATCCAATCGTCAAATAGAATTCGATAATTCAGACATAGCCGATATTGAAGAATCCTTTCCCCTTTTCGTGGAATATATTTCTCCAAGAGTGGATCGCAGTGGGTTGGTCAAGTATAAGAATGAATCCAATAACTATACCACACGTGGTGTTAGCGAATCCTATCAATTTGCGGAAAAGACCATGATCATGAAGGGTAGGTATTTAAACAAGGAGGATGTCAAGGACAAGACGAAGTATGCCGTAATCGGTAGATTGGTGGAAAAGGATCTCTTTAAAAATGAGAACGCCTTGGGCAAGTATATAGATATTACAGGAAGCGCCTTTAAAGTGATAGGTGTATTTCAGGATGATGCCGGGGATGATGAGGAACGTAGGATTTATATACCATATACTACACGGCAATTGATTGAAAAGAATACGGATAAGATTGATCAGATAGCTATAGGCTTTAAGCCCGAGATTGGCTATACAGGTGCCATGACCTTTGAAAGAAAGTTGGGGGATTTTATTCGAGAGAAAAAATTCATTGATCCGAACGATCAACGCGGATTTTTTATTCGAAATGTTGCCGATCAACTAAAGCAAAACCAACAGTTTGCTGGAGTTTTGCAAATAATCGTAGGATTCGTAGCCTTTGGAACCATAATCGCAGGCATCATTGGTATTAGTAATATTATGGTTTTTGTTGTAAAGGAGCGAACCAAGGAGATAGGAATACGCAAAGCTTTGGGAGCAACCCCAAAATCTGTGATAAGTACCATTCTTTTGGAATCTGTTTTCATAACCACTATTTCCGGAATTATAGGAATGGTTTTAGGGGTGGCCATGTTAAGTTCATTAGGAGATACTTTAAAGGATTATTTTATAACTAATCCATTCATCAATATGGGCACTGCGGTGTTCGCGACTGTCGTATTGATATTTTTTGGAGGACTTGCGGGGTATATACCTGCTAGAAGAGCGGCCAGAATTAAACCAATTGTAGCATTAAGGGACGAATGA
- a CDS encoding ABC transporter ATP-binding protein, giving the protein MIEIKNLHKSYKMGKNSLHVLKGINFSVEEGELVAIMGSSGSGKSTLLNILGMLDELDEGSYTLDGVPIKNLNETKAAQYRNKFLGFIFQSFNLINYKSAAENVALPLYYQKVGRKERQEKALKYLEQVGLKQWSSHLPSELSGGQKQRVAIARAMAAEPKVLLADEPTGALDSKTSYEVMDLIQKINDQGNTILVVTHEEDIAHMCKRIVHLKDGVIVEDKKVEQVRAAQYV; this is encoded by the coding sequence ATGATCGAAATAAAAAATCTTCATAAGTCCTATAAAATGGGCAAAAACTCCTTACATGTACTTAAGGGTATAAATTTTTCCGTAGAGGAAGGCGAGTTGGTGGCCATTATGGGATCTTCTGGATCTGGGAAGTCCACTTTATTGAATATTCTGGGTATGTTGGATGAGCTTGATGAAGGAAGTTACACCTTGGATGGGGTGCCCATTAAGAACTTGAACGAGACCAAAGCGGCCCAATACCGAAATAAGTTTTTGGGATTTATATTTCAATCCTTCAATTTGATCAATTATAAGAGTGCCGCGGAGAATGTGGCTTTGCCTTTATACTATCAAAAAGTAGGAAGAAAGGAGCGTCAGGAAAAGGCACTAAAATATTTGGAACAGGTGGGGCTTAAACAATGGTCATCTCATTTGCCCAGTGAACTTTCGGGTGGACAGAAACAGAGGGTGGCAATCGCCCGTGCTATGGCCGCTGAACCTAAAGTTTTATTGGCGGATGAGCCTACGGGGGCTTTGGATAGTAAAACTTCCTATGAAGTTATGGATTTGATTCAGAAAATCAATGATCAAGGAAATACCATATTGGTGGTAACACATGAAGAAGATATTGCCCATATGTGCAAACGTATAGTGCATTTAAAGGACGGGGTCATTGTGGAGGATAAAAAAGTAGAACAAGTTAGAGCTGCACAATATGTTTAA
- a CDS encoding efflux RND transporter periplasmic adaptor subunit has protein sequence MKKKVTIFILLFIVVAFGGAMYYLYQKNAEDPVVYETETPTTETIVKKTVATGSILPLEEVLIKPNISGVIEEIYVEGGDYVKSGDLICLIKVVPNLNALNDARNAIDEAKIGLDDQLRNLERQKNLFSKGVISKVDLERAQVAYDQAKQAYGAANKRFDIVKTGTTQGYGNAANTQIRATVSGMVLEVPVEVGNQVIESNTFNEGTTIAAIADVDKMIFEGKVDESEVGKIKEDLPLEITVGAIENAVFKAVLDYIAPKGKAENGAIQFEIKGTLQKQDSVFIRAGLSANASIILARADSVLAVKEALVQFDGKTKKPFVEVETGNQQFERKDIELGISDGINVEVKSGISKGDKIKVWNAIKADEFAQN, from the coding sequence ATGAAGAAAAAAGTAACCATTTTTATTTTGCTGTTCATTGTAGTCGCCTTCGGTGGAGCGATGTACTATTTATACCAAAAAAATGCGGAAGACCCCGTAGTTTATGAAACCGAGACTCCCACTACGGAGACCATTGTGAAAAAGACGGTGGCTACCGGGAGTATCTTACCACTAGAGGAAGTCTTGATCAAACCCAATATTTCAGGGGTTATAGAAGAAATTTATGTTGAAGGTGGGGATTATGTAAAATCCGGGGATCTGATATGTCTTATTAAGGTAGTGCCAAATTTAAATGCTTTGAACGATGCTAGAAACGCCATTGACGAGGCGAAAATAGGCTTGGACGATCAACTACGTAATTTGGAGCGTCAAAAAAATCTATTTTCAAAAGGTGTTATTTCCAAAGTAGATTTAGAACGAGCTCAAGTTGCCTATGATCAGGCCAAGCAGGCTTATGGTGCTGCCAACAAGAGGTTTGATATTGTAAAAACAGGTACCACTCAGGGCTACGGAAACGCTGCAAATACCCAAATAAGGGCTACGGTAAGCGGTATGGTACTGGAAGTTCCCGTAGAGGTTGGAAATCAGGTTATCGAGAGTAATACCTTTAATGAAGGAACTACCATTGCTGCCATAGCCGATGTGGACAAAATGATTTTTGAAGGTAAGGTAGACGAATCCGAAGTTGGGAAAATAAAGGAAGACTTGCCATTGGAAATCACCGTTGGAGCTATTGAAAACGCTGTTTTTAAAGCTGTATTGGATTATATAGCTCCAAAGGGGAAAGCGGAAAACGGGGCTATCCAATTTGAGATAAAGGGAACATTGCAAAAACAGGATTCCGTATTTATCCGTGCTGGCCTAAGTGCAAATGCCTCAATAATTTTAGCTCGTGCAGATAGTGTTCTTGCTGTTAAGGAAGCATTGGTTCAGTTTGATGGCAAGACCAAAAAACCATTTGTGGAAGTGGAGACAGGTAATCAACAATTTGAACGCAAGGATATTGAATTGGGTATAAGTGACGGTATTAACGTAGAAGTCAAATCCGGTATTTCCAAAGGCGATAAAATTAAGGTTTGGAACGCGATTAAAGCAGATGAATTCGCCCAGAATTAA